From Dermochelys coriacea isolate rDerCor1 chromosome 8, rDerCor1.pri.v4, whole genome shotgun sequence, the proteins below share one genomic window:
- the ALG14 gene encoding UDP-N-acetylglucosamine transferase subunit ALG14 homolog isoform X1, which produces MDALPAALGAAALLLLLLLLLTVRLFLSRRNSSPRTAPLSLLVVAGSGGHTTEILRLLSSLSQSYSPRHYIFADSDKMSEDKIRTFEQKRAETFANSQFTLNRIPRCREVHQSWSSSVLTTLYSILYSFPLTFRLKPDLILCNGPGTCVPVCISALLLEILALKKVIIVYVESICRVETLSLSGKILYYFSDYFIVQWPALKTKYPKSIYLGRIV; this is translated from the exons ATGGACGCCCTCCCTGCCGCGCTGGGCGCcgctgccctgctgctgctgctgctgctgctgctcactgtGCGGCTTTTCCTATCGAGGCGGAACAGCAGCCCGCGGACAGCTCCCCTCAGCCTCCTGGTGGTGGCCGGCTCCG gaggACACACAACAGAAATCCTGAGGTTACTCAGCAGTTTGTCCCAGTCATACTCTCCTAGACATTACATTTTTGCAGATTCAGATAAGATGAGTGAAGATAAAATACGTACTTTTGAACAAAAAAGAGCTGAAACTTTTGCCAATTCCCAG TTTACCCTTAATCGTATTCCCAGATGTCGGGAGGTGCACCAGTCTTGGAGCTCTTCAGTACTGACAACACTGTACTCCATACTTTACTCCTTTCCTTTGACTTTCAGACTAAAGCCAGATCTG ATATTGTGCAATGGACCAGGAACATGTGTTCCTGTCTGTATATCTGCCCTTCTTCTTGAGATACTGGCGCTAAAGAAAGTTATCATTGTATATGTAGAGAGCATCTGCCGAGTGGAAACTTTATCCCTGTCTGGAAAAATTCTTTACTACTTTTCGGATTACTTCATTGTTCAGTGGcctgctctgaagacaaaatATCCCAAGTCTATATATCTTGGTCGAATAGTGTGA
- the ALG14 gene encoding UDP-N-acetylglucosamine transferase subunit ALG14 homolog isoform X2, with translation MPRKLWVMLQQPGGHTTEILRLLSSLSQSYSPRHYIFADSDKMSEDKIRTFEQKRAETFANSQFTLNRIPRCREVHQSWSSSVLTTLYSILYSFPLTFRLKPDLILCNGPGTCVPVCISALLLEILALKKVIIVYVESICRVETLSLSGKILYYFSDYFIVQWPALKTKYPKSIYLGRIV, from the exons ATGCCCCGGAAATTATGGGTCATGCTTCAGCAACCAG gaggACACACAACAGAAATCCTGAGGTTACTCAGCAGTTTGTCCCAGTCATACTCTCCTAGACATTACATTTTTGCAGATTCAGATAAGATGAGTGAAGATAAAATACGTACTTTTGAACAAAAAAGAGCTGAAACTTTTGCCAATTCCCAG TTTACCCTTAATCGTATTCCCAGATGTCGGGAGGTGCACCAGTCTTGGAGCTCTTCAGTACTGACAACACTGTACTCCATACTTTACTCCTTTCCTTTGACTTTCAGACTAAAGCCAGATCTG ATATTGTGCAATGGACCAGGAACATGTGTTCCTGTCTGTATATCTGCCCTTCTTCTTGAGATACTGGCGCTAAAGAAAGTTATCATTGTATATGTAGAGAGCATCTGCCGAGTGGAAACTTTATCCCTGTCTGGAAAAATTCTTTACTACTTTTCGGATTACTTCATTGTTCAGTGGcctgctctgaagacaaaatATCCCAAGTCTATATATCTTGGTCGAATAGTGTGA